Proteins encoded in a region of the Streptomyces sp. PCS3-D2 genome:
- the mscL gene encoding large conductance mechanosensitive channel protein MscL: MSENKKESVLAGFKAFLMRGNVIDLAVAVVIGAAFTNIVNSVVKGIISPVVGAVGTKSLEGYKSCLKAPCEIGPDGQPTGVEILWGSVLNATLTFVITAAVVYFLMVLPMSKYLARMEDRRKAREGAQEIVEITELEVLKEIRDTLVAQRTGGSVGGQAGSRNGF, translated from the coding sequence ATGAGCGAGAACAAGAAGGAAAGCGTGCTGGCGGGCTTCAAGGCCTTCCTGATGCGCGGCAACGTGATCGACCTGGCGGTGGCCGTGGTGATCGGCGCCGCGTTCACGAACATCGTGAACTCCGTGGTCAAGGGGATCATCAGCCCCGTGGTGGGCGCGGTGGGCACGAAGAGCCTGGAAGGCTACAAGTCCTGTCTGAAGGCGCCGTGCGAAATCGGCCCCGACGGCCAGCCGACCGGTGTCGAGATCCTCTGGGGGTCGGTGCTCAACGCCACGCTGACCTTTGTGATCACCGCGGCGGTCGTGTACTTCCTGATGGTGCTGCCGATGTCGAAGTACCTGGCGCGCATGGAGGACCGCCGCAAGGCCCGCGAGGGGGCCCAGGAGATCGTCGAGATCACCGAGCTGGAGGTCCTCAAGGAGATCCGGGACACCCTGGTCGCGCAGCGCACGGGCGGCAGTGTCGGCGGCCAGGCGGGTTCGCGCAACGGATTCTGA
- a CDS encoding carboxymuconolactone decarboxylase family protein, which produces MPRISLTPPRTLLMRVGAWYSRRTYGKVLDPGQAYGHNPRVLFTYVRLEQRAAGWNALDAGLKHLAVMASAARINCSWCMDFGYWEGHELGMAPEKIERVPQWREAREVFTELELLVMEYAEAMTETEPTVTDELAAALIARLGEAAFVELTAVVALENWRSRVNSAFGLTSQGFSESCQVPAKR; this is translated from the coding sequence ATGCCGCGTATCTCGCTCACCCCGCCCCGCACCCTGCTGATGCGCGTCGGCGCCTGGTACTCGCGCCGCACCTACGGCAAGGTGCTCGACCCCGGACAGGCCTACGGGCACAACCCGCGCGTGCTGTTCACCTACGTCCGCCTGGAACAGCGGGCGGCCGGATGGAACGCGCTGGACGCCGGCCTGAAGCACCTCGCCGTGATGGCGTCGGCGGCCCGCATCAACTGCTCGTGGTGCATGGACTTCGGCTATTGGGAGGGCCACGAACTGGGGATGGCGCCGGAGAAGATCGAGCGGGTTCCGCAATGGCGGGAGGCCCGTGAGGTGTTCACCGAGCTGGAGCTGTTGGTCATGGAGTACGCCGAGGCCATGACCGAGACCGAGCCCACGGTCACCGACGAACTGGCCGCGGCGCTGATCGCACGGCTCGGGGAGGCGGCGTTCGTCGAACTGACGGCGGTGGTCGCGCTGGAGAACTGGCGCTCACGCGTCAACAGCGCCTTCGGTCTGACCAGCCAGGGTTTCTCGGAGTCCTGCCAGGTGCCGGCGAAGCGCTGA
- a CDS encoding S-methyl-5'-thioadenosine phosphorylase — protein sequence MVNAEIGVIGGSGFYSFLEDVSEIQVETPYGPPSDSLYMGELAGRAVAFLPRHGRSHTVPPHKINYRANLWALRSVGVRQVLGPCAVGGLRPEYGPGTLLVPDQLVDRTQSRVQTFFDGVALPDGSVPNVVHTTFADPYCPVGRSVAVAAARGRDWEPVDGGTMVVVEGPRFSTRAESRWYASAGWSVIGMTGHPEAILARELGLCYTSMALVTDLDAGAETGEGVSHTEVLKVFGENVGRLREVLFDAVAALPATATRDCLCTHALDGWDLGIELP from the coding sequence ATGGTGAACGCAGAGATCGGTGTCATCGGCGGCTCGGGCTTCTACTCCTTCCTGGAGGACGTCTCCGAGATCCAGGTGGAGACCCCGTACGGGCCTCCCAGCGACTCCCTGTACATGGGCGAGCTCGCCGGCCGCGCGGTGGCCTTCCTGCCCCGGCACGGGCGCAGCCACACGGTCCCGCCACACAAGATCAACTACCGGGCGAACCTCTGGGCCCTGCGCTCGGTCGGCGTCCGCCAGGTGCTCGGCCCGTGCGCCGTCGGCGGCCTGCGGCCCGAGTACGGGCCGGGCACGCTGCTCGTGCCCGACCAGCTGGTCGACCGTACGCAGAGCCGCGTGCAGACCTTCTTCGACGGGGTGGCACTGCCGGACGGATCCGTTCCGAACGTCGTGCACACCACCTTCGCCGACCCGTACTGTCCGGTGGGCCGTTCCGTGGCGGTGGCCGCGGCCCGCGGCCGGGACTGGGAGCCGGTGGACGGCGGCACCATGGTCGTCGTCGAAGGGCCGCGCTTCTCGACGCGTGCGGAGTCCCGCTGGTACGCCTCGGCGGGCTGGTCGGTGATCGGCATGACGGGGCACCCGGAGGCGATCCTCGCCCGTGAGCTGGGGCTCTGCTACACCTCGATGGCTCTGGTGACGGACCTGGACGCGGGTGCCGAGACCGGTGAGGGCGTGTCCCACACGGAGGTGCTCAAGGTGTTCGGCGAGAACGTCGGCCGCCTGCGCGAGGTCCTCTTCGACGCGGTGGCGGCGCTGCCGGCCACGGCGACCCGCGACTGCCTGTGCACGCACGCGCTCGACGGCTGGGACCTGGGCATCGAGCTTCCGTAG
- a CDS encoding FmdB family zinc ribbon protein, translating to MPTYQYQCTECGEGLEAVQKFTDDALTVCPNCDGRLKKVFSAVGIVFKGSGFYRNDSRGASSSSTPASKPASSTSPSSTSTAAAAPAASSSSTSSSTSSSSTSAA from the coding sequence GTGCCGACCTACCAGTACCAGTGCACCGAGTGCGGTGAGGGCCTTGAGGCCGTGCAGAAGTTCACCGATGACGCGCTGACCGTGTGCCCGAACTGCGACGGACGCCTGAAGAAGGTGTTCTCCGCGGTCGGCATCGTCTTCAAGGGCTCCGGTTTCTACCGGAACGACAGCCGTGGCGCCTCGTCGAGCAGCACCCCTGCCTCGAAGCCCGCGTCGAGCACGTCGCCGTCCTCGACGTCGACCGCCGCCGCCGCTCCCGCCGCTTCGTCCTCCTCGACGTCGTCGAGCACGAGCAGCAGCTCCACGTCGGCCGCCTGA
- a CDS encoding MFS transporter, with protein sequence MTSAVTTDTSARPGYGQLLRTPGALGFVLPGFAARLPFGMLTISILLLVQHTTGSYGSAGIVAAVTGISMALSAPLMGIFTDRFGQSAVLVPVVLAHAAAVSGLTALALAGAPVWALALAAVPAGASVPQVGPMVRARWAARLEGSPLLPTAAAFESVTDEFTFVVGPVLATALCTGVHPAAGLATEATLTLLGGLLFAARRASQPSTHTPSTTGGKRAFALSYPGLRVLIFAFLGIGAVFGGMQVSLAAFSNEIGNPGANGLLYGVFAAGNMTAGIAMGVIAWKIGPRRRLILGYVGLTAAASVLWAAHSVILLGALGLVVGLFIAPALITGYTMVEQLVPANARTEAFTWLTGSIAFGQAIAVILAGRLTDAHGSSSGFMVPMAATALALATLLTLRAKLAPKAPSRIVNASAPGAEAGSGTEAASGSGTAARAEVPGRAEIGAAAGPSAAPRIRVNERGMGHRVPVTVD encoded by the coding sequence GTGACATCCGCGGTCACGACCGACACGTCCGCCCGCCCCGGATACGGACAGCTCCTGCGCACACCTGGCGCCCTGGGCTTCGTCCTCCCCGGCTTCGCAGCCCGGCTCCCCTTCGGCATGCTGACCATCAGCATCCTGCTGCTGGTGCAGCACACCACCGGTTCTTACGGCAGCGCCGGCATCGTCGCCGCCGTCACCGGCATCTCGATGGCCCTCTCCGCCCCGCTGATGGGCATCTTCACCGACCGGTTCGGCCAGAGCGCCGTACTGGTGCCGGTGGTCCTCGCGCACGCCGCCGCCGTGAGCGGCCTGACGGCCCTGGCGCTGGCCGGCGCCCCCGTCTGGGCGCTGGCGCTGGCCGCCGTACCCGCCGGCGCCTCCGTACCGCAGGTCGGACCGATGGTCCGGGCGCGCTGGGCCGCCAGGCTGGAGGGCTCGCCGCTGCTCCCGACGGCCGCCGCCTTCGAATCCGTCACCGACGAGTTCACCTTCGTCGTCGGCCCGGTCCTGGCGACCGCCCTGTGCACCGGCGTCCACCCGGCGGCCGGTCTGGCCACCGAGGCCACCCTGACGCTGCTCGGCGGCCTGCTCTTCGCGGCCCGCCGCGCCTCCCAGCCCAGCACGCACACCCCGTCGACCACCGGCGGGAAGCGCGCCTTCGCGCTGTCCTACCCGGGCCTGCGCGTGCTGATCTTCGCCTTCCTCGGGATCGGCGCCGTCTTCGGCGGCATGCAGGTCTCGCTCGCCGCCTTCTCCAACGAGATCGGCAACCCCGGCGCCAACGGCCTGCTCTACGGCGTCTTCGCCGCCGGCAACATGACCGCCGGCATCGCCATGGGCGTCATCGCCTGGAAGATCGGCCCGCGCCGCCGACTGATCCTGGGGTACGTCGGCCTCACCGCCGCCGCGTCCGTGCTGTGGGCCGCGCACTCGGTCATCCTGCTGGGCGCGCTCGGCCTGGTGGTGGGCCTGTTCATCGCCCCGGCCCTGATCACCGGCTACACGATGGTCGAGCAGCTGGTTCCGGCGAACGCCCGGACCGAGGCCTTCACCTGGCTGACCGGTTCGATCGCCTTCGGGCAGGCCATCGCGGTCATCCTGGCCGGCCGCCTGACCGACGCGCACGGATCCTCGTCCGGCTTCATGGTGCCGATGGCGGCCACCGCCCTGGCGCTGGCCACCCTGCTGACGCTGCGCGCCAAGCTGGCCCCGAAGGCTCCGAGCCGGATCGTGAACGCGTCCGCGCCCGGTGCCGAGGCGGGGTCCGGTACCGAGGCCGCGTCCGGCAGCGGGACCGCGGCCCGTGCCGAGGTCCCGGGCCGCGCCGAGATCGGCGCTGCGGCCGGCCCGTCTGCGGCGCCCCGTATCCGGGTGAACGAGCGTGGGATGGGTCACCGCGTGCCGGTGACGGTGGACTGA
- a CDS encoding potassium/proton antiporter, translating into MTCRTCRREDRSAGRIEEGRPLTVHTLNELLLVCSLVLLVAVAAVRVSSRSGLPSLLIYLGIGVAIGQDGIGNVVFDNAELTQVIGYAALVVILAEGGLGTKWKEIKPALPAAIMLSLVGVAISVSVTAAGAHYLVGLEWRQALLIGAVVSSTDAAAVFSVLRKVPLPSRITGVLEAESGFNDAPVVILVVALSTVGPADAWYVLLGKIALELAIGATIGLAVGFLGAYALRHVALPASGLYPIAVMAIAIVAYAAGAMAHGSGFLAVYLAAVVLGNAKLPHWPATRGFADGLGWIAQIGMFVLLGLLVTPHELVRDFWPAVIIGLVLTTVARPLEVFVSLLPFRIPWQEQVLMSWAGLRGAVPIILATIPMVSGIEGSDRVFNIVFVLVVVYTLVQGPTLPWLARKLDLGRGMETASDLGIESAPLEKLRGHLLSFAIPPASRMHGVEVSELRLPPGASVTLVVRDARSFVPAPSTVLRRGDELLVVATDPVRDAAEARLRAVARGGKLAGWLGTGNGSGSP; encoded by the coding sequence ATTACTTGCCGAACTTGCCGCCGGGAGGACCGATCCGCCGGGCGCATTGAGGAGGGCCGCCCGCTGACTGTCCACACGCTCAATGAGCTTCTGCTGGTCTGCTCGCTCGTACTGCTCGTCGCCGTGGCCGCCGTGCGGGTCTCGTCGCGCAGCGGCCTGCCCAGCCTGCTCATCTACCTCGGCATAGGCGTCGCCATAGGCCAGGACGGCATCGGGAACGTCGTCTTCGACAATGCCGAGCTGACACAGGTCATCGGCTACGCCGCCCTCGTCGTGATCCTCGCCGAGGGCGGTCTGGGCACCAAGTGGAAAGAGATCAAGCCGGCCCTGCCGGCCGCGATCATGCTCTCCCTGGTGGGTGTGGCGATCAGTGTGAGCGTGACGGCGGCGGGGGCGCACTACCTCGTCGGACTCGAATGGCGCCAGGCGCTGCTGATCGGGGCGGTGGTCTCCTCGACCGACGCGGCGGCCGTCTTCTCCGTGCTGCGCAAGGTGCCCCTGCCGTCCCGGATCACGGGCGTCCTGGAGGCCGAGTCCGGCTTCAACGACGCACCCGTCGTGATCCTCGTGGTCGCGCTCTCCACGGTGGGCCCGGCGGACGCGTGGTACGTCCTGCTCGGCAAGATCGCCCTGGAGCTCGCGATCGGCGCCACGATCGGTCTGGCCGTGGGCTTCCTCGGCGCCTACGCACTGCGGCACGTGGCTCTGCCCGCATCCGGCCTCTACCCGATCGCCGTGATGGCCATCGCGATCGTGGCGTACGCGGCCGGCGCGATGGCGCACGGGTCCGGCTTCCTCGCCGTGTACCTGGCGGCGGTCGTCCTGGGCAACGCCAAGCTCCCGCACTGGCCCGCCACGCGCGGCTTCGCCGACGGGCTCGGCTGGATCGCCCAGATCGGCATGTTCGTGCTGCTGGGCCTGCTCGTCACGCCGCACGAGCTGGTCCGCGACTTCTGGCCCGCGGTCATCATCGGCCTGGTGCTGACGACGGTGGCGCGGCCCCTGGAGGTCTTCGTCAGCCTGCTGCCCTTCCGCATCCCGTGGCAGGAGCAGGTCCTGATGTCGTGGGCGGGCCTGCGCGGCGCCGTGCCCATCATCCTGGCGACCATCCCCATGGTGTCCGGGATCGAGGGCAGCGACCGCGTCTTCAACATCGTCTTCGTACTGGTCGTCGTCTACACCCTGGTGCAGGGGCCGACCCTGCCCTGGCTGGCGCGCAAGCTGGACCTCGGGCGGGGCATGGAGACCGCGTCCGACCTCGGCATCGAGTCGGCGCCGCTGGAGAAGCTGCGCGGACACCTGCTGTCCTTCGCCATCCCGCCGGCCTCACGGATGCACGGCGTCGAGGTCAGCGAACTGAGGCTGCCGCCCGGAGCATCGGTCACGCTGGTCGTGCGGGACGCCAGGAGCTTCGTACCGGCGCCGTCCACCGTGCTGCGGCGGGGTGACGAGCTGCTGGTGGTGGCCACGGACCCGGTCCGGGACGCCGCAGAGGCACGGCTGCGGGCGGTGGCCCGGGGCGGGAAGCTGGCGGGCTGGCTCGGGACCGGAAACGGATCCGGCTCCCCCTAG